The Nothobranchius furzeri strain GRZ-AD chromosome 8, NfurGRZ-RIMD1, whole genome shotgun sequence sequence ATAAAGGGAGGGAAGAGGCCGATTTAAATACAGTGCGGGAAACTGAGCTCCAAGCCACGCCCAGCACTTTTAAAAGCACATCCGGACGCGAGGGAGCGCTAGCAAACAATGTGCCTTCCCTTCGCTTTCTTGACAATAAAACACGGTGAAATATCATCTTATGGGTCGGTCTGAAAAAAAGGTTATTTTACCGCTGAGATACAAAACACCAACGTACCGCTTAGAAGTCCCCTTAAGTCAGATATAAAAAGCCCGGCGGCTGCTTGGCTTTACTTTGACGCTCTCAGCTGAGGTCGAAATAATCCACGGCAGTGAACAAAAACATCTAAAAAAAATTTACTACTACATCCAACGTGTGATTCACTACTTCAGCTAGCTCATCTGCTTTACGCTTTTttaaatgtgcaaacaaaatgtAAGCTTTTTTTATTGGCTTAACAAAACAggaaaaacaagtaaataagtCAGAGATGGCATTTTCGTTTTGCTtgatcctctgaaagaaacgaaacCGTAAAGCTAGCAAACTTAAAACACGTTTTTCACATTATGTAGCCGTGCTAGATATAAAACCAGATAATATACAGCAGTCAAGTTCATCGCCCACCATGAATGCGTACAGTAAACCACGAACTCACCAAAAATACACTTTCTGAAGTTATTACAACGTGCCGGAAAGTCGTTTACCTGTTTGTTCGTCCAAATAGAAGCAATAAATTGTCGTTTAAGGTAAAAACGTGAACGTTTTCCCCGATTAAGTTCTACAGAGGGTCTGCACAACCAACTCTTTCCGTTGTTGAAGATTGATCAATGAGTTATTCTTCAAGACTTCGTTATCCCGCCTGCTGCAAACAGCTCATCTTGAGCATTGGCTGCTTTCGTTTTAGGGTAGAATGCTGATTGGATAACAGAGCTGTCAATCAAAAGAATGACTGGAGCTCAGTGTCAGCGCGCGAAAGGCATTTCTCGTGGGTGCGACTTGTCTTCGGTAAGGTATCGCGAGATTAGCGCCTACACATTAGTAACCCGATTCCACAGATGGTGGTGGTTGTAGTCAACAACTCCCAAACACGTTTGGCTTCAGCACTAACTTCCGCTTTTACCTGTCTCAATGTTCAATAGACTTCAGTGTAATAAAAGATTTATGTTTACAATTTTGGTGAATTATTGCTAAGTAAAAGAATCGGCTCCAAATGAAACAATGAATTTGAGATGAAAATCTGTGCTCAAACAGAtacaaacacatttttattttgtgtattttttgAAAAGTGATGACAAGAATATACCAAATAGCTctatttaaattagaggagaaaatcacTGCTATGAAAGTAAGCATTGTTATGTGCTGCATCTAAAGCCAAGCTTTATAATAGTAAAGTAAAAGAtgagaaaacaaaaagaaaccctTTGGATTCAACAAGTGAAACTTCTCAAAAAATGAAATCAAAATCAAACAAGGACAAGAAAAAATCTCAGATGCAAGCCTATCAGCTGTACGGTGTCTCTGGTGTGGTGGATCCTCGATAAAGTTGCTTGGGGGGTGCTGAACAGCATTCAGAGCTCAGCGAAGATGACAGGAAATGAACACGACAGGCCAACTCATCCAGAAAGTCCCTTTGGAGCTTTGCAATTGCTTGAGAGAGCACAACCGGCAGTGACTGCACACCCAGGATGATGGAGTCCAGTTTCTCTTCCAGAACCACAACCCTCCTGTCCATCTCTCCGGCCCGATGCTGGAGTTCTGACACCAGATCGTACATCATGTTCTGAGTCTGGAGGGCAACAGAGAGAAAGTCCAACAACCCGGCAGGTCTTAAGTTTGGATCATCATCAGAATAATAGCTTAAGTCATTCTCACTCTTTCACTTAGCCACAAACCTTTTCATTACTTATTTCATGTATATATGAAAAGTTTTGGATTCTAGCCTGGTTTCATCCTAATGTGAAAATTGCGATTTCTTCTATAGAAAACATCATAATTGAGCAGACAAAGCTAAAAATGTAAAATGTCACAATGGGGCCTGTGGATCACAATCAAAGGTATATGTGAAATGAacgcaatgcaaaaaaaaaagaagcttcaaaataaaattctgatTTAACATCTAAAAGTATGTCCCAGCACTTACAAACCTTTGCAAGATCAGCAACTGTATTTGCCTGATCTGTTAATTTCCTCTGCTCCATTTTGAGTCTTCGCAGTctaaagtaaacaaacaaacaaacaaaagttaTATGAATAAGGTAATTGTTTATCTTAGCAATAACCCAATTTAAGAATATTCCAGATTTTACTCTTAACAACATTAAGAAAAGCATGTATCTCAACTCTATAAGCTGAATTTGACTACAGTAATACGTACTGGTGGATGGCTTGAAGGAATTTCCTCTGATGGTGGCGTACGCGGGCATGGTCGACTTTTTTGACCAGCTTGGTGTTTTTGTAGATGAGCCATGTCTCCCTCAGTACATTAGCTGCTGTATTTTTTATCTAAATAGGTAAATTATGAGGTACTTTAAGTCATGTTTCTGTGCTGCAAATTGTTTGTCTTCATGTTTAAAGTATGCAAAaactcattaaagagcaagtcacccccaatcaACCTTTCTTTGCTGatgtaaatgagtgtctaatcatgctgtagacatatGTAGTCAATACTGTGGCACTtttgtgcatcttagttcaaatttaaatattctttgtaaaactgtcagtgctgcgCCGTCTTCAGGTATAAActttgcactgcatttgaattccaACCAGCCATCGCGATTGGCTGAGAGATACACTATGACAttggctggtacattatgatgtcacaatgtcgttgtgagcctgtgggtGTTTGtcagtgccaaggaaccttgccttgatgtcttggccccgccccggttacctaggagatacatcatcgggagatgccaagacgtgttccaatgttcatgttctaccaaggcgtgtgttctccatttgttagctgtttagctagctgagcaaggaaacacgagaggtgtcttgtagcctagcctaggtcaaaaattacccataatacactgcagtattttcaaaaggatggcggatcagaagccggcagctacttcggggataatttttaaatttaaaagtaagtcaactaattaaaaatgtttttttagatccaaagaagttatctattgttggttagttgcttagtagttgctgctttggtggctagcgggtagtaactcacttatatttttgatttaataaacaaatactcaatttaaaaagtaaaagcctcgctatatatttatattgaaactaatacgtataaaatataatgttgtcTCCCGTGTCATGTGATGTTATGTGTccgccgtggaagccacggtcatgtgatgcaagtctgtttcatttaaccgtttttttttttttttttaccaaggaaggacagtgtcctcgtaagtaaggcgtctggcctcgcaagacatcgcctcgcaaggccaggtcccttgacattgagaaacaccctgtgtgtgtatttattagcggctccgccctctcggtcaacCAGgccacagcatttgttgcatttttcaaacaagtgGGAGTggtgtaagactctggtagggggtgacttgctctttaagaatttGTCTTGCTTATGACATAAATCTGGCAAACCCCACACTCACCGTTCTGATGATCTCATAAGTAAAACCCACTGCTGGCTCAGAAATGTGCATTTGTGTTTGGAAACAGACCTTTTTGTAAAGCTGAGTATCCATCATAAAGTTGTGGACGTGTTTTTCAGCTCTGGTCAGCTCTGACTTCCTTGCAACAACAGCTACCACCAAGGCGGTACAACCTGCTCCCTGAGGAAAAATGTTGTCATAGCTGTGTTCATGCACTCATTGTAGGAAAAGCATCACAGTTAACTCTGCAGTCTGCTGTTCTGGAGCAGGCTTTGCACTGTTAATAGTAGAACACACTATTTCTATCATTGCCACTGAAGATGGATAAATAATGCACTGGAATCATGAGCTGCAAAAGGGAAAAAAGCTAACTTTGgttaaaagataaaaaataaatcaatgttttagttagttagttagttagttagttagttagttagttagttacttagttagttagttagttagttagttagttagttagttagttagttagttagttagttagttagttagttagttagttataaTCTTTCACTGCATGTCTGCATATCTCACCATAATTCCTGTTAACAGGCAAACCCCTTTTCCACAGTAGGTGTGAGGGACCATGTCTCCATAGCCGATGGACAGGAAGGTAATGGAGATCAGCCACATCGCTCCGAGGAAGGTGCTGGCCACTTCTTGTGAATCGTGATACCTGCCGAGGAATGACACCTGGCTGTTGACATCACGTTTCACCAGAAAACCGATTTCTCCTTCCTTATAAGTTTGGTTACTCGGTTGCTAATGACGTTCACACACCGCTCACAAATGCGCACAGTCCATGCTGCGATGATCCAACAGGACACACTGAAGATGAGCAGGACCGTACCGGGGCAGATGGTCATCAGGGTCTTCATGACGAAACGAGTGTCGAAGTTGATCTTGTTGAGGGCCCCGATGCTGCGTGACGAGGCGTCTGTGAAGAGCTTGCTGTGGAGCAGCATGACCCGTCCAATCAGGTACAGGCGCAGGAACATCGGCACAGACAGGACGATGTCCACATCGGCGTCTGCCACAGACGCCGTGTAAGTGAAGGCCAGACGTGTGGTCCAGCTGAACACGTACTGACCCGGGATTGGATGGATGGCACAAACAAGTAGCTCCAACAGGATGAAAAGGATCCGCTCTAAAGTCATGGCTATCCTCCAGTCGTCTGCGCCGTTGTCTACCATGAAGAGCTGCAGAATTACAACATTAATGAAAGTCCAGAACACAAAAAGGAAACAAAGATTATCTAAATGATCTGATAGAACTAACTGGTTGTTTTTTTCCCCAGTGTGTAAAATTCATGTCGAAAGCTCAAAGTACAGGAAGACTAAAGGTATTTTACCTCTATCTCCCTGGCATGGTACATCAGAATGAGTACAAGGAGCATGGCCGTGGAAACACTGATCAGACCCTTTAGTACATGAGAATAAACAGAATcctgtaaaagaagaaaaaaaaaagaaacggagaaaAATAAATAGTGAGTGTAGTCTGATATGAGAATCCCAACAAAACTGATACAAATAGATTTTTCTAAGTTTATTGCTGACGTTTCTTTATGAACCATCAGAAAGTTTTCCTGCGTTCTGGTTTCTAAACTTTAAATCCTAATCAGGTTCTTTGAATTTTTTTCTTATCAGCTGTTACAAACAATTCTTTAGGATTCACCTGCGCCGTGGAGCAATACCACAGATTTGAATGGATGGTatgtaaaatactgtgaaatgtaCCTATTGTTGACAGGTTACATCAGCTGAGTTTTACCTGATGTAGAAGCAACAACTCCTGTGTGACAGATTATGCCCCAGCCTCATTAGTGAAATCTATTTCAACTTAGACTATAGTAAATAGTCTTAAACTCAAAAAAATTAGGATATGATGCAAAAGtcaatttatgtcagtaattcatcttagactgagagaccctccaaaggctcaggaaccctttgcaggtgtttgggattcattagctgattagaatgtgacactttgagtctagaataaagttaaagtcccatttgtcatcacacactggtgaaattcatctccgcatgagACCCCTTtcctggggagcagtgagctgcagcagtggccgtgctcgggaaccatttggtggccccaatccaacctcttaaagctgtgtcaagcagggaggcactgggttccattttaaaagtttttggtatgacccaaccgggatttgaaccgcgatctcccagtctcattgaaccttttcacaatattctaattgtctgagattttgaatgtggggtttccaTAAGCTGGAAGCCATTATCGTCACAGTTATAACAAACATCTGGCTTTATGGTCTGTCTcatgtattagtttcaccttttaagttgaattactgacaaatGAACTTATGcactatttcctaatttttcaagtttcaaTTTTCCAGGTTCTACAAAcccccaaggtactttacaacacatcagtcattcacctattcacacacacattcacacactagtggtgAGTAGctccattgtagccacagctgctctggggcgcactgacagagacaaggTTGCCGtgcaggcgccaccggttcctctgacCACTGCCAGCAGGTAAGGCGGGGGAAAAGTCTTGCCTAAAAATgactgtgacagactgagcggggtgcAAACCACGCACCACCCATTGACTGTCACAGATATTCGTCTGATTGTATACTCATGCAACTTTTAAGAGAAGTCCTTCTAAGGTCTGTAGTACCTTGCTGTAAAATGCTCTTGACAGCTCCGTCTCAATGACCATGGCAATAATCCCAAACATCCCACAGACCAAAGCGTAGTCGCTCAGCTGCTTGCGCTTCCCAAACAGAGCTTTCCTTTGACCCAGCCGGTAGCTAATGTCCTTTGTCTTCTTCTCTGGTCTGCTGCTCTCTGCTGGGATCAGGTTCTCGCTGTTGGCTTTGCTGGAGTCTTCTCTCAGAACTTTAGAGAATGCATCTTCAAAGACGGCACTGTGAAGAAGCTGAAGTGGTTGTTGGCTCGAATGAAGGTCTGTGAGACTAGATGCCCAAGTACCCTGGCTGCTGAGAGGCCGCGCAGCATCCCCGTTGAGAATGTTGCCCGTTTCCAAGGTTTCGGAGATTGGAGGAGAGTGTTTAGGGAGAGATGGGTTCGATCCACAGAGATACGGAGAATTCGTCTGCAAAAGaaggtagaatagaatagaagacaatgttttatttttaaagcaaAGACAGAAAAATATATAGTTATATATGAGACATATGGTTTACAAttactcatcagtttggtacctggCTTTCTTGCGGTCTTGTTTCGTCCTCCACTACATCCTGGTTGTCGAGCAAGCTGCACTGGCTGGTGGAGACAGATTTTAGACTTTTTTGACTGGCAGGTTTCTGTGATTTCTGCGTGTTGGCCGGGCGACAATAAGGGAGATGACGGCATTTGAGTACGAAGGACGGATTTCCGGATGGCTTGCATGTTTGGTCACCAGTTACCGAACAGCGAGAGTCTTTCGTTTGGCGTTGCTGCACCAACAGTGGTTCTTTACCAAAAATCTCTTTCCAGTTGATTACCGAGAGTTGAGGCTGTTTCTGAAGCGGCTTATTTGTCTCACATTCAATGGATTTTAGAGGAATGTTGAACACATTTGGACAAGTCAGTTGGGTGCAGTCCTTCAGTTTAGGATGACAGCAAGGCTGTTTTTTCTGACCTTCTTGGTCAGCGCTCTGAGGCATGACAGTATTTGTTGGGTGGATTGCTGCAAGTTTTTGAAGATCTTTGTGGTTTTTTTGCTGTGGAGAATGAGTGGTGGAACGGTGGGTGCTTTGGGAGAAAAGTTGTGTGTGAGCTGATGAAATGCTCCTCTTATTTCTCACCCTGGAGAGGCTCTCTTTAAGAGAGCCTCGATTTGAGTGTGGTAGAAAACTAGAAGTCTCAGAACACTGGTGCACATCAGGACAAGGACAAACACACGCTCTTCCTCCGGAGGGTGGGTTATCTGCGCTCCTGACCTGGTCACAAAGCAGCAGCCAGTCCTGGTCACTCAGCTGTGACAGGGTGAGGTTCTGGGTTCCCAGCTGAGCTGAACTTCTCGGGGGACTGAGTCCTTTAGACGAAGCAAAACCCTGACTTTTCTCTGGTGGGGACGAGGATGTGTCACCTGACGTTTCAGAGTATGGATCATGCTTCTTCTCAGGACCTCCTGTAGTAAAATGTTCATGATCTCCATCTCGGAAGACTTCACCTGTTGAGTCAAGACGTCTTGTTGCATTGGTGGGTTTAACCAGAATCAACCTCATGGCTTCACTGCAAAGCGTATGGACAAATTtattaatgtattattattattataaatgtattagtttaatcacaaattaaattttttttttcattttatatttaattttttttttatttttctttgttcttgtgaagcgcctcatgattgttACCATGAGATACGCTGTTACAAACTATATATACAAACTATTaaagctaaaataaaaaaacaacaacacacaacTAAAAAACTATAAAACACCTCAAATGTTTACTAAAGAAACAAATGTTTCATATTTGCAGTCATCAAATATACATTTAGAAAAGAGTTTAAATTATTCTCATTACAataaagaacgagccaacagattTTCCTTTATGCTCGGAAATAAGATGATTATTTACTGCCAGAAGGCTCTTTTGTAAAAGAAACTATCTATTTAACCCCAGATTGAGTGTTTCAGGAAAATGGAGATTAAAAAACAATCATTCTGTCAAATGCAggtgtgacacccccccccccccccccccacacacacacacacacaaaatcgagTGTGTTTACTGAGATTGGAGATCAGAAATGCAGAGAGGAAACAGATCAGCTTCACACATCAATTTAACTTGTGTGAAATAAACAAAGCCCTTTTTGTAATTATAAAAATTAATCAAAATGTCATTTTGAGTCAATTTACACTCAAATAACACAGAATTGTTCcctaaaaaaagtttttaaatgATGCCACAAGAAATCCTTCCGCATGTAAATAGATGAAACAACCATGAACAAAACGACAAAAAGTGATCTTTATCGACCATTTGAACTGATAAATTAAACTTATTTTGGTTCTGCTTACAGTAATCTGTAATTGTCTGTAATCTCCACCACCATTCTTACCTTTTTTACCTTTTTCCTGCATGTGCCTTTCTGTCCAAA is a genomic window containing:
- the LOC107392782 gene encoding small conductance calcium-activated potassium channel protein 2 isoform X2, with amino-acid sequence MQEKGKKGEVFRDGDHEHFTTGGPEKKHDPYSETSGDTSSSPPEKSQGFASSKGLSPPRSSAQLGTQNLTLSQLSDQDWLLLCDQVRSADNPPSGGRACVCPCPDVHQCSETSSFLPHSNRGSLKESLSRVRNKRSISSAHTQLFSQSTHRSTTHSPQQKNHKDLQKLAAIHPTNTVMPQSADQEGQKKQPCCHPKLKDCTQLTCPNVFNIPLKSIECETNKPLQKQPQLSVINWKEIFGKEPLLVQQRQTKDSRCSVTGDQTCKPSGNPSFVLKCRHLPYCRPANTQKSQKPASQKSLKSVSTSQCSLLDNQDVVEDETRPQESQTNSPYLCGSNPSLPKHSPPISETLETGNILNGDAARPLSSQGTWASSLTDLHSSQQPLQLLHSAVFEDAFSKVLREDSSKANSENLIPAESSRPEKKTKDISYRLGQRKALFGKRKQLSDYALVCGMFGIIAMVIETELSRAFYSKDSVYSHVLKGLISVSTAMLLVLILMYHAREIELFMVDNGADDWRIAMTLERILFILLELLVCAIHPIPGQYVFSWTTRLAFTYTASVADADVDIVLSVPMFLRLYLIGRVMLLHSKLFTDASSRSIGALNKINFDTRFVMKTLMTICPGTVLLIFSVSCWIIAAWTVRICERYHDSQEVASTFLGAMWLISITFLSIGYGDMVPHTYCGKGVCLLTGIMGAGCTALVVAVVARKSELTRAEKHVHNFMMDTQLYKKIKNTAANVLRETWLIYKNTKLVKKVDHARVRHHQRKFLQAIHQLRRLKMEQRKLTDQANTVADLAKTQNMMYDLVSELQHRAGEMDRRVVVLEEKLDSIILGVQSLPVVLSQAIAKLQRDFLDELACRVHFLSSSLSSECCSAPPKQLYRGSTTPETPYS
- the LOC107392782 gene encoding small conductance calcium-activated potassium channel protein 2 isoform X1, giving the protein MRLILVKPTNATRRLDSTGEVFRDGDHEHFTTGGPEKKHDPYSETSGDTSSSPPEKSQGFASSKGLSPPRSSAQLGTQNLTLSQLSDQDWLLLCDQVRSADNPPSGGRACVCPCPDVHQCSETSSFLPHSNRGSLKESLSRVRNKRSISSAHTQLFSQSTHRSTTHSPQQKNHKDLQKLAAIHPTNTVMPQSADQEGQKKQPCCHPKLKDCTQLTCPNVFNIPLKSIECETNKPLQKQPQLSVINWKEIFGKEPLLVQQRQTKDSRCSVTGDQTCKPSGNPSFVLKCRHLPYCRPANTQKSQKPASQKSLKSVSTSQCSLLDNQDVVEDETRPQESQTNSPYLCGSNPSLPKHSPPISETLETGNILNGDAARPLSSQGTWASSLTDLHSSQQPLQLLHSAVFEDAFSKVLREDSSKANSENLIPAESSRPEKKTKDISYRLGQRKALFGKRKQLSDYALVCGMFGIIAMVIETELSRAFYSKDSVYSHVLKGLISVSTAMLLVLILMYHAREIELFMVDNGADDWRIAMTLERILFILLELLVCAIHPIPGQYVFSWTTRLAFTYTASVADADVDIVLSVPMFLRLYLIGRVMLLHSKLFTDASSRSIGALNKINFDTRFVMKTLMTICPGTVLLIFSVSCWIIAAWTVRICERYHDSQEVASTFLGAMWLISITFLSIGYGDMVPHTYCGKGVCLLTGIMGAGCTALVVAVVARKSELTRAEKHVHNFMMDTQLYKKIKNTAANVLRETWLIYKNTKLVKKVDHARVRHHQRKFLQAIHQLRRLKMEQRKLTDQANTVADLAKTQNMMYDLVSELQHRAGEMDRRVVVLEEKLDSIILGVQSLPVVLSQAIAKLQRDFLDELACRVHFLSSSLSSECCSAPPKQLYRGSTTPETPYS